In Streptomyces avermitilis MA-4680 = NBRC 14893, the genomic window CCCGGCCGGGGGCCGCGCCGCCGCTACCGGGCTCGCCGCCCTCATGTGGGCGCTGGCCAGCATCTTCGCTCTGCGCGGCCTGACTCTGCGGCCCATCGTCCACAACCACCCGCCGCAGTTCATGCCGCAGTTCAACCCCACGCTGCACCTCCACGCCACCCTCCCCGCCCCGGCCCCGGCGGGCGACGACTTCGACGACGAAGACGACAACGTCCACCCGCTCCAGCGCTGACTCACAACGCCGCTCGCGCCCACCCTCCTGCTGGCGCCGCGACCGACCAGGGTGCGGCGCCCGGACCCGAACGGAATCCCATGACGCTGCAGACGAACGAGTTCTGGGTCGGCACCTACCACGGCCGCCACGACGGCCGCCTCGTCAAGGTCACCGCCACCCGCGACGACACCCGCCTCGAGCCCTACGCCTGGACGTGCACCTGCGGGGCCTCCCAGACCTTCCCCACCGAGGACGGCGTGGACCGCACCGCCTGGCGGCACACGCACCCGACCCTCTGGGACCGGCTGCGCCAGAAGGCCGCCCTGCTGTTGCGGACCCGCTGAGACCTGACGCCCTGCCTGGCCCTCGCCCGCACCGGGCGAGGACCGGACAGGCCGCCCGGCCGCCGTCTCCCGCGCCCCGCTGACGAACCGACGTCGGCGGGGCGCGGTGTTGCCCACCCGACCCGCTGGAGGAGATCACTCGTGCTCATCCCCCGCCCGCGCCGCCGCATCGGCCGGCCCCGCCCGCAGCGCCCCGGCCCCCGCTACCCGCACCGTCCCGACCGGCTGCCTGGCGCCTGGAGCAGGTGATGACGCGCGCCCGGAAGAAGCGCCGCCCTCGCGAGGTGAAGCGGGTGCCGCGCAGCGACGCGCTCCTGCCGGAGCATGACCGCGGCGCAGTACCGGAGGGCTTGGTCACCAGGCGGCAGCTGAGGGACATGGGCCTCAGCCCGGGAGGCAACGACGGTCCGGTCGCGATCCTGCGATGCAAGTGGTGCTCCTACCGGCCGCAGTGGTCATGCATCCACCCCACCCGCGGCTTCCTGCTCCGCGTCGACCTGGCTGTACCCAAGCGCGTTCCGACGCTTGCTCAGGAATGGGCCCTTGATCGGGCTATGGCAGCTCGGCAGACCTGTAGCGAATGCAGGAGGCGTTTTTACATCTGCCTCTCCAAGAAGCTCGGGTGCTGCCTGGAGTGCTTCGACGGCACGCCCGCTGACCCCAGCAGCCTCATGACGGCCCCGGCCTCCGCCGCTCACCGGCTGGCCGCGTGAGCCGAACCCCGTCCCGGCCACACAGGCCGGGACGGGGCCCGTACAACCCGGGCGGCCGCAGCACCGGCAAAGGCCGGCC contains:
- a CDS encoding RRQRL motif-containing zinc-binding protein, whose translation is MTRARKKRRPREVKRVPRSDALLPEHDRGAVPEGLVTRRQLRDMGLSPGGNDGPVAILRCKWCSYRPQWSCIHPTRGFLLRVDLAVPKRVPTLAQEWALDRAMAARQTCSECRRRFYICLSKKLGCCLECFDGTPADPSSLMTAPASAAHRLAA